The Eriocheir sinensis breed Jianghai 21 chromosome 54, ASM2467909v1, whole genome shotgun sequence genome includes a region encoding these proteins:
- the LOC126983508 gene encoding CCAAT/enhancer-binding protein homolog 2-like, with the protein MKFSKAPLCPSGGVLSPRMEGLSSESGEESSNSHGNGGRRYTKNTEEYRKRRDRNNEAVKKSRLKTKQKTQEMVNRVTQLRNENEELEENIKILNKELGLLKGLFLEHAGNAHGVRLNEDQLAKMLGEDDEVERGVTLLMNFSQGTP; encoded by the exons ATGAAGTTCAGCAAGGCGCCGCTCTGCCCGTCAGGAGGAGTGTTGTCGCCCAGGATGGAAGGCCTGAGCAGCGAGAGCGGGGAGGAGTCCTCAAACTCACACGGGAACGGTGGACGGCGCTACACCAAGAACACTGAGGAATACCGCAA ACGCCGTGACCGCAACAATGAGGCTGTGAAGAAGTCACGGCTCAAGACCAAGCAGAAGACGCAGGAAATGGTGAACCGCGTGACCCAGCTGAGGAATGAGAACGAGGAGCTGGAGGAAAACATCAAGATACTCAATAAGGAACTGGGGCTGCTCAAGGGGCTGTTCCTTGAGCatgcag GCAATGCTCATGGTGTGCGGCTGAACGAGGACCAGCTGGCCAAGATGCTGGGGGAGGATGATGAGGTGGAGAGAGGCGTCACCCTGCTCATGAACTTCTCGCAGGGCACCCCATAG